A section of the Primulina eburnea isolate SZY01 chromosome 1, ASM2296580v1, whole genome shotgun sequence genome encodes:
- the LOC140832194 gene encoding LOW QUALITY PROTEIN: BTB/POZ domain-containing protein At1g03010 (The sequence of the model RefSeq protein was modified relative to this genomic sequence to represent the inferred CDS: inserted 2 bases in 1 codon), translating into MGVVTVAELKPSISGKRPFRPSSSARNVTEWPISDVSSDLTIEVGTANFALHKFPLVSRSGRIRKLLLEVKDSKVSRLNLSGVPGGSQAFELAAKFCYGVNIEITLTNVAMLRCTAHFLEMVEEFSEKNLESKTEVYLKDIVLPSISNSIYVLHNCENLLPISEEINLVNILIYSIANNACKEQLSSGLSKLENNLPSKPSAENSADWWGKSLTMLSLDFFQRVLSAVKTKGLKQDMVCGILINYAQNSLHGLVVRNSQLVKGSISDLDLQKKQRVTIETAVGLLPSQSRKSSVPMAFLSSLLKSAVASSASTSCRTDLERRIGLQLDQAILEDILIPASSHGINHGPLYDVDSVLRIVSIFLNLDEDDDEDDHNQLRXNESEMVYGFNSPGSPKQSSIIKVSKLLDSYLAEVALDSNLTPSKIIALAELLPDHARMVFDGLYRAVDIFLKVHPNIKDSERYRLCKTIDCQKLSEEACSHAAQNERLPVQIAVQVLYFEQIRLRNAMNGVGGHNQFFFGSMNGQQFPQRSGSGAGSGCISPRDNYASVRRENRELKLEVGRMRMRLTDLEKDHVSMKQELVKAHPANKLFKSFTKKLSKLHSLFRIKDKPIGGKPSSESRFIFQKRRRNSVS; encoded by the exons ATGGGTGTGGTTACGGTTGCTGAACTGAAGCCAAGTATATCAGGAAAGAGGCCCTTTCGTCCTAGTTCAAGTGCAAGAAATGTGACTGAATG GCCGATATCTGATGTTTCCAGTGATCTAACAATTGAAGTTGGAACGGCAAATTTTGCTCTTCACAAA TTCCCTCTGGTTTCTCGAAGTGGTAGGATACGGAAATTATTGTTGGAAGTAAAAGATTCCAAAGTATCTAGGCTGAATCTCTCTGGTGTTCCTGGTGGATCACAGGCATTTGAGCTGGCTGCAAAGTTCTGTTATGGGGTGAACATCGAGATTACGCTAACAAACGTTGCTATGCTGCGGTGCACAGCACATTTTCTTGAAATGGTAGAAGAATTTTCGGAGAAGAATCTTGAATCCAAGACTGAAGTATACCTTAAGGATATCGTCCTCCCAAGTATATCAAACTCAATATATGTGCTTCATAACTGCGAAAATCTGTTACCGATATCTGAGGAGATTAATCTTGtcaatatattaatatattcgATTGCAAATAATGCATGTAAGGAGCAGCTAAGTTCAGGATTGTCTAAGCTGGAGAATAACTTACCATCAAAACCCAGCGCAGAAAATTCTGCAGATTGGTGGGGAAAGTCTCTCACGATGTTGAGCCTCGATTTTTTCCAAAGGGTTCTGTCAGCTGTCAAAACGAAGGGCTTGAAACAGGATATGGTATGTGGAATTTTGATAAATTATGCCCAGAACTCTCTTCATGGTCTTGTTGTGAGAAATTCTCAGTTAGTTAAAGGGAGTATCTCAGATCTCGATTTACAGAAGAAGCAACGAGTCACCATTGAAACGGCTGTCGGTTTACTACCATCCCAATCAAGAAAAAGCTCAGTTCCAATGGCGTTTCTTTCAAGTTTGTTGAAATCAGCAGTAGCATCATCGGCTTCCACATCATGCAGAACTGATCTTGAGCGGCGGATTGGTCTGCAATTAGACCAAGCAATTCTTGAAGATATTCTGATTCCTGCAAGTTCCCATGGAATCAACCACGGCCCCTTGTATGATGTAGATTCAGTCCTGAGGATTGTCTCAATTTTCTTGAATCTTGATGAGGATGATGACGAAGATGATCATAACCAGTTAAG GAATGAAAGTGAGATGGTCTATGGATTCAACAGCCCGGGATCGCCTAAACAAAGCTCGATCATTAAAGTCTCAAAACTGCTGGATAGTTATCTTGCAGAAGTTGCACTAGATTCAAACTTAACTCCATCAAAAATCATAGCACTTGCAGAATTACTTCCAGACCATGCTCGAATGGTATTCGATGGATTATACCGAGCTGTGGACATCTTTCTTAAG GTTCATCCAAACATAAAGGACTCGGAGAGGTACAGGCTTTGTAAAACAATAGACTGCCAAAAACTCTCAGAGGAAGCCTGCAGCCATGCAGCTCAAAACGAACGGCTACCAGTGCAGATTGCAGTTCAAGTGCTATATTTTGAACAAATCAGATTAAGGAACGCCATGAATGGAGTTGGGGGGCACAACCAGTTTTTCTTTGGGTCGATGAACGGACAACAATTTCCCCAGCGTTCTGGTAGTGGTGCAGGAAGTGGATGCATCTCACCTAGAGATAACTACGCTTCAGTCAGGAGGGAAAACCGTGAACTAAAGCTCGAAGTTGGAAGAATGAGAATGAGGCTAACCGATCTTGAAAAAGATCACGTCTCCATGAAACAAGAACTCGTGAAAGCACACCCGGCCAACAAGTTATTCAAATCATTTACAAAGAAGCTAAGCAAGCTCCATTCCTTGTTCCGGATTAAAGATAAGCCTATAGGGGGCAAGCCTAGTTCTGAAAGTCGGTTTATTTTCCAGAAGAGAAGACGTAATTCTGTGTCTTGA